In one Dehalococcoidia bacterium genomic region, the following are encoded:
- a CDS encoding class I SAM-dependent methyltransferase — MQNYEPSMSFGEDAAATYDAVPRGDEAAAVAFLAERAGDGPALELAIGSGRLALPLAARGLRVDGVDFSPAMVARLRAKPGGAAIAVTLGDFAAVPVPGRYRLIYLVFNTLFNLLTQDAQVRCFENVAAHLTPGGVFVVEAFVPAFLYRLRQDQYVDAEAVGVAEVRLDVGRHDPVAQRLEESHVSLSAAGVRLSPIVTRYAWPSELDLMARIAGLRLRERWGGWSREPFTAASAAHVSVYGR, encoded by the coding sequence GTGCAGAACTACGAGCCCAGCATGAGCTTCGGCGAGGACGCCGCCGCGACGTACGACGCCGTCCCGCGCGGCGACGAAGCCGCGGCGGTCGCCTTCCTGGCCGAGCGTGCCGGCGACGGCCCGGCGCTGGAACTGGCGATCGGCAGCGGCCGCCTCGCCCTGCCGCTGGCCGCCCGCGGCCTGCGCGTCGACGGCGTCGACTTCTCCCCCGCCATGGTCGCCCGGCTGCGGGCCAAGCCGGGCGGCGCCGCGATCGCGGTGACCCTGGGCGACTTCGCCGCCGTGCCGGTGCCCGGCCGCTACCGCCTGATCTACCTGGTGTTCAACACGCTGTTCAACCTGCTGACGCAGGACGCCCAGGTGCGCTGCTTCGAGAACGTGGCCGCCCACCTGACGCCGGGCGGCGTGTTCGTGGTGGAGGCGTTCGTGCCGGCATTTCTCTACCGCCTGCGCCAGGACCAGTACGTGGACGCTGAAGCGGTGGGCGTCGCGGAGGTGCGGCTCGACGTGGGGCGGCACGACCCGGTGGCGCAGCGGCTGGAGGAGAGCCACGTGTCGCTGTCCGCCGCGGGCGTGCGTCTCAGCCCGATCGTCACGCGCTACGCCTGGCCGAGCGAGCTGGACCTGATGGCGCGGATCGCCGGGCTGCGCCTGCGGGAGCGCTGGGGCGGCTGGAGCCGCGAGCCGTTCACCGCCGCCAGCGCGGCCCACGTCTCCGTCTACGGCCGCTGA
- a CDS encoding acyl-CoA dehydrogenase family protein, protein MEFSFTPEQQAFRREVRDFFAELGPMPGFGGFDQGEDTARARAVERQLARRGWLTMAWPKAYGGQDAGQVQQLIFREEAAIAGAPLGQGASVIAPAIMLHGTEEQKRRFLPPIARAEIAWCQGFSEPGAGSDLASLQTRAVRDGDDYLINGQKIWTTGAFRSDWIHLLARTDPDAPKHRGISYFLFDMKTPGVSVRRLTHLTGRADLCETFFDNVRVPAGQMLGPENRGWYVALTTLDFERSGIDRVVSGQRVLDAIVEYAQEQGADDGVRAQLADLQIALHVGRLLCYRVAWMQARGLVPNHEASMSKVFGSELNQRIANAGTRIMGLYGQLYEGEPRAPAAGFIAFAHLHAVQATILAGTSEIQRTVIATRGLGLPRG, encoded by the coding sequence GAGCTGGGGCCGATGCCCGGCTTCGGCGGCTTCGACCAGGGCGAAGACACGGCCCGCGCCCGCGCCGTCGAGCGGCAACTGGCCCGGCGCGGCTGGCTGACGATGGCCTGGCCCAAAGCCTACGGCGGCCAGGACGCCGGCCAGGTGCAACAGCTGATCTTCCGCGAGGAGGCGGCGATCGCCGGGGCGCCGCTGGGGCAGGGCGCGAGCGTGATCGCGCCGGCGATCATGCTGCACGGCACGGAGGAACAGAAGCGCCGCTTCCTGCCGCCGATCGCCCGCGCCGAGATCGCCTGGTGCCAGGGCTTCTCCGAGCCGGGAGCTGGTTCGGATCTCGCCTCCTTGCAGACGCGGGCCGTGCGCGACGGCGACGACTACCTGATCAACGGCCAGAAGATCTGGACCACGGGCGCCTTCCGCTCGGACTGGATCCACCTGCTGGCTCGCACCGACCCCGATGCGCCCAAGCATCGCGGCATCTCGTATTTCCTCTTTGATATGAAGACGCCCGGCGTCTCCGTGCGGCGGCTGACGCACCTGACGGGCCGGGCCGACCTGTGCGAGACGTTCTTCGACAACGTGCGTGTGCCCGCCGGCCAGATGCTGGGGCCGGAGAACCGCGGCTGGTACGTGGCCCTGACCACGCTCGACTTCGAGCGCTCGGGCATCGACCGCGTCGTCTCCGGCCAGCGCGTGCTCGACGCGATCGTTGAATACGCGCAGGAGCAGGGCGCGGACGACGGCGTGCGGGCGCAGCTCGCCGATCTGCAGATCGCGCTGCACGTGGGGCGGCTGCTCTGCTACCGCGTGGCCTGGATGCAGGCGCGCGGGCTGGTGCCGAACCACGAGGCCTCGATGTCCAAGGTCTTCGGCTCGGAGCTGAACCAGCGCATCGCCAACGCGGGCACGCGCATCATGGGGCTGTACGGCCAGCTCTACGAGGGCGAGCCGCGGGCGCCGGCCGCGGGCTTCATCGCCTTCGCCCACCTGCACGCGGTGCAGGCGACGATCCTCGCCGGCACCAGCGAGATCCAGCGCACCGTGATCGCCACGCGCGGCCTCGGCCTGCCGCGCGGCTGA
- a CDS encoding acyl-CoA dehydrogenase family protein translates to MTAPADAALPGSRAELVAAARALAPQTQARRVEIERGRRVPLPLIEAMKAAGLFRILLPRALGGIDGHPLTAIRVIEEVSRADGAVGWNLMIGMEQAMFAGFVREDVARAIWGLDPDAITAGSGQPRGRAVAVPGGYRVSGQWPFNSGCHHASWLWGNCRLYDDETAPRTRPDGTPVFRFVLFPAEQAEIVETWHTGGLRGTGSDDFAVRGQFVPEEHTFTRLTADPTERPWPDDPLFCFPYMSIAAVTVCAVPLGIARAAIEALLALAQAKAPTGQTSLLCERAAVQAGVARAEALLRSADAFLRETVEETWACALRGEPATLDQRAQLRLAATHAGITAAQAVDLMYNAGGASSIYEANPLERCFRDVHTATAHAQIWPANFETVGQVLLGLPPSGAYL, encoded by the coding sequence ATGACGGCGCCCGCGGACGCCGCGCTGCCGGGTTCGCGCGCCGAGCTGGTCGCCGCGGCGCGGGCGCTGGCGCCCCAGACCCAGGCGCGGCGCGTGGAGATCGAGCGCGGGCGGCGCGTGCCATTGCCGTTGATCGAGGCGATGAAGGCGGCGGGGCTGTTCCGCATCCTGCTGCCGCGGGCGCTGGGCGGCATCGACGGCCACCCGCTCACGGCGATCCGCGTGATCGAGGAGGTTTCGCGCGCGGACGGCGCCGTGGGCTGGAACCTGATGATCGGCATGGAGCAGGCGATGTTCGCCGGCTTCGTGCGCGAGGACGTGGCCCGCGCCATCTGGGGGCTGGACCCGGATGCGATCACCGCCGGCAGCGGCCAGCCGCGCGGCCGCGCCGTGGCCGTGCCCGGCGGCTACCGCGTCAGCGGACAGTGGCCGTTCAACAGCGGCTGCCACCACGCGAGCTGGCTGTGGGGCAACTGCCGCCTCTACGACGACGAGACGGCGCCGCGCACACGGCCGGACGGCACACCCGTCTTCCGCTTCGTGCTCTTTCCCGCCGAGCAGGCGGAGATCGTGGAGACCTGGCATACGGGCGGCCTGCGCGGCACCGGCAGCGACGACTTCGCCGTGCGCGGGCAGTTCGTGCCGGAGGAGCACACCTTCACCCGCCTGACGGCCGATCCCACCGAGCGCCCCTGGCCCGACGATCCGCTCTTCTGCTTCCCCTACATGAGCATCGCCGCCGTCACGGTCTGCGCCGTGCCGCTGGGCATCGCCCGCGCCGCGATCGAGGCGCTGCTGGCGCTGGCGCAGGCGAAGGCGCCGACCGGCCAGACGAGCCTGCTGTGCGAGCGCGCCGCCGTGCAGGCCGGCGTGGCCCGCGCCGAGGCGCTGCTGCGCTCAGCCGACGCCTTCTTGCGCGAGACGGTGGAAGAAACCTGGGCGTGCGCCCTGCGCGGCGAGCCGGCCACACTGGACCAGCGGGCGCAGCTGCGGCTGGCGGCCACGCACGCCGGCATCACCGCGGCACAGGCGGTGGACCTGATGTACAACGCCGGCGGCGCCAGCAGCATCTACGAGGCGAATCCACTGGAACGCTGCTTCCGCGACGTGCACACGGCCACGGCGCACGCGCAGATCTGGCCGGCGAATTTCGAGACGGTCGGCCAGGTGCTGCTCGGCCTGCCGCCGAGCGGGGCGTATCTGTAG
- a CDS encoding APC family permease: MAANPPSEPAAGQRPALGLAGLTVHAMALIAPGAFLWTTFQTQAALTKGTKTTASDMFFSLFAVLVIACLTALCYSELANLYHQAGAGSSYAFAEAAFLDKEKAQHRKWARMAKMSAGWISHLYYWVYPGVLVAYIATLVVYVVGIFSPSTTVNSGVQVLIAVASAALIGYIAFRGLIGSTKAALAVSVIQFAMLLIVSVLAIVFRATHGKVVYEHSSALDVITPHSPTNVVYQGTIAILLVAGFESVTALGAEAKNPKRHIRQAILLSLAIQGIFAYLFEYFAANYFIGNQIVGTGTDLNTELTGYASAAASRAPLGDFLTYMGDHWFSNLGIAFATIVAVTVVLALVGSILSAMNTGVRITSAMGRDKEMPGLFGFLHGKYATPHYGVLLMVVVSALLGAYGVLGINNLTQITLASNVGTFALYGLTCLVTLVAFWSLRDRHVVRHTIVPFAGAVLNIFMMLAVFYVAFSDRGDSSRNGLKALVMVAVWVLLGVVWFVWNSARQGRALLHAAG, encoded by the coding sequence ATGGCGGCAAATCCTCCCTCAGAGCCGGCAGCGGGTCAGCGACCCGCCCTGGGCCTCGCCGGCCTCACCGTCCATGCCATGGCGCTGATTGCGCCCGGCGCCTTCCTCTGGACGACGTTCCAGACGCAGGCGGCGCTGACCAAGGGCACGAAGACCACGGCGTCCGACATGTTCTTCTCGCTCTTCGCCGTGCTGGTCATCGCCTGCCTCACGGCGCTCTGTTACTCCGAGCTGGCGAATCTCTACCACCAGGCCGGCGCCGGCTCCTCGTACGCCTTCGCCGAGGCCGCCTTCCTCGACAAGGAGAAGGCGCAGCACCGCAAGTGGGCGCGCATGGCGAAGATGTCCGCCGGCTGGATCTCGCACCTCTATTACTGGGTCTATCCGGGTGTGCTTGTCGCCTACATCGCCACGCTGGTCGTCTATGTCGTCGGCATTTTCAGCCCGAGCACGACGGTGAACAGCGGCGTGCAGGTGCTGATCGCCGTCGCCTCCGCTGCGCTGATCGGTTACATCGCCTTCCGCGGCCTGATCGGCTCGACGAAGGCGGCGCTGGCGGTCAGCGTGATCCAGTTCGCCATGCTGCTGATCGTCTCGGTGCTGGCGATCGTCTTCCGCGCCACGCACGGCAAGGTCGTCTACGAGCACAGCAGCGCCCTGGACGTGATCACGCCGCACAGCCCGACGAACGTCGTTTATCAGGGCACGATCGCGATCCTGCTCGTCGCCGGCTTCGAGTCGGTGACGGCGCTGGGCGCCGAGGCGAAGAACCCGAAGCGCCACATCCGCCAGGCGATCCTGCTCTCGCTGGCCATCCAGGGCATCTTCGCCTACCTGTTCGAGTACTTCGCCGCCAACTACTTCATCGGCAACCAGATCGTGGGCACGGGAACAGATCTGAATACTGAGCTAACGGGCTATGCCTCGGCCGCGGCCTCCAGGGCGCCGCTGGGCGACTTCCTCACGTACATGGGCGACCACTGGTTCAGCAACCTCGGCATCGCCTTCGCCACGATCGTGGCGGTCACGGTGGTGCTGGCGCTGGTGGGCAGCATCCTCTCGGCGATGAACACCGGCGTGCGCATTACGTCGGCGATGGGCCGCGACAAGGAGATGCCGGGGCTCTTCGGCTTCCTGCACGGCAAGTACGCCACGCCCCACTACGGCGTGTTGCTGATGGTGGTCGTCTCGGCGCTCCTTGGCGCCTACGGCGTGCTGGGGATCAACAACCTGACGCAGATCACGCTCGCCTCCAACGTCGGCACGTTCGCGCTCTACGGCCTCACCTGCCTCGTCACTCTGGTGGCGTTCTGGAGCCTGCGCGATCGCCATGTGGTGCGGCATACGATCGTGCCGTTTGCCGGCGCCGTGCTCAACATCTTCATGATGCTGGCGGTGTTCTACGTCGCCTTCAGCGACCGCGGCGATTCGTCGCGCAACGGACTGAAGGCGCTGGTGATGGTTGCGGTGTGGGTGCTGCTGGGCGTGGTCTGGTTCGTCTGGAACTCGGCGCGGCAGGGCCGCGCGCTGCTGCATGCCGCCGGCTGA